A region of Drosophila suzukii chromosome 2L, CBGP_Dsuzu_IsoJpt1.0, whole genome shotgun sequence DNA encodes the following proteins:
- the a5 gene encoding putative odorant-binding protein A5 gives MKLIVCHWVFLGFICLSRSQDDNDNVRRIMKEMEVTPDILEEPPRELLRIKYENTFDIEEGKTYTPTELKFQPRLDWNADPESFYTVVMICPDAPNRENPMYRSWLHWLVVNIPGLDIMKGQPISDYFGPLPPKDSGTQRYLILVYQQSDKLDFDEKKIELSNADGHSNFDVKKFAQKYEMGTPVAGNIFQSRWDEYVPELMKTLYGVNE, from the exons ATGAAATTGATAGTATGTCATTGGGTATTCCTGGGCTTTATTTGCCTAAGTCGAAGTCAGGACGACAATGATAATGTTAGAAGGATAATGAAGGAAATGGAGGTAACCCCAGATATCTTAGAGGAGCCACCAAGGGAGTTACTTAGG ATAAAATATGAGAACACCTTTGACATTGAGGAGGGCAAGACCTATACTCCTACAGAGCTGAAATTCCAACCCAGACTGGATTGGAATGCGGATCCCGAGTCCTTTTACACGGTGGTTATGATCTGTCCCGATGCTCCGAATCGTGAGAATCCCATGTATCGTTCTTGGCTCCATTGGTTGGTGGTCAATATCCCTGGTTTGGATATAATGAAGGGTCAACCGATATCGGATTACTTTGGTCCTCTACCACCGAAGGATAGTGGAACTCAGCGATATCTTATTCTGGTGTATCAGCAATCGGATAAACTGGATTTCGATGAGAAGAAAATCGAACTAAGTAATGCCGATGGTCATAGCAATTTCGATGTTAAGAAATTTGCTCAGAAATATGAAATGGGAACTCCGGTAGCAGGAAATATATTCCAATCCAGATGGGATGAATATGTGCCGGAACTGATGAAGACACTCTATGGAGTTAATGAGTAG